From one Cynocephalus volans isolate mCynVol1 chromosome X, mCynVol1.pri, whole genome shotgun sequence genomic stretch:
- the LOC134368041 gene encoding ubiquitin carboxyl-terminal hydrolase 22-like, translated as MAFCLPLALKSRVGFGPRAVQRLLGQKAGCQTLNPPEALRVRGGGSDCAAINKMGTGRASLGRAALGALRLQIWGPGLPQNGVGVSSFSGRAGPGLGGGTGAGSAAERWPVMGPACAPPDPAPDGTFQSFRNVSGLGNRWSLVPQCWGKPAWTKGRRKRGEETLKGVKAAIGAENWKRLKETPPLSFGPGGGHPRSAWPPRRHAQWPPEPCEQGEEPPPVEAEEAEEAETTETAEKAERKVEVEAEAEAEAEAEVAAPGKVDAAEKVEAPGKVDAAEKVETAEGPGRRAELKLEPEPEPVREAEQEPKGEQKRELEDENPARSGGGGSSDEVPPPTLPSNPPRPPDPSPRRSRAPRRRPRPRPQTRLRTPPQPRPRPPPRPRPRRGPGGGCLDVDFVVGPPGCSHVNSFKVGENWRQELRVIYQCFVWCGTPETRKSKAKSCICHVCGTHLNRLHSCLSCVFFGCFTEKHIHEHAETKQHNLAVDLYYGGIYCFMCKDYVYDKDIEQIAKEEQGEALKLQASTSTEVSHQQCSVPGLGEKYPTWETTKPELELLGHNPRRRRITSSFTIGLRGLINLGNTCFMNCIVQALTHTPILRDFFLSDRHRCEMPSPELCLVCEMSSLFRELYSGNPSPHVPYKLLHLVWIHARHLAGYRQQDAHEFLIAALDVLHRHCKGDDVGKAANNPNHCNCIIDQIFTGGLQSDVTCQACHGVSTTIDPCWDISLDLPGSCTSFWPMSPGRESSVNGESHIPGITTLTDCLRRFTRPEHLGSSAKIKCGSCQSYQESTKQLTMNKLPVVACFHFKRFEHSAKQRRKITTYISFPLELDMTPFMASSKESRMNGQLQLPTNSGNNENKYSLFAVVNHQGTLESGHYTSFIRHHKDQWFKCDDAVITKASIKDVLDSEGYLLFYHKQALEHESEKVKEMNTQAY; from the exons ATGGCCTTTTGCCTCCCGCTGGCCTTGAAGAGCAGAGTTGGATTTGGCCCCCGGGCTGTTCAGCGTCTGCTCGGCCAGAAGGCTGGCTGCCAAACCCTTAATCCACCTGAGGCCTTGAGAGTCCGGGGAGGAGGCTCAGACTGTGCAGCGATAAATAAGATGGGCACGGGACGTGCCTCTTTGGGCCGAGCGGCCTTGGGAGCGCTGCGCCTCCAGATCTGGGGGCCAGGGCTGCCTCAGAATGGGGTTGGAGTGTCATCCTTTTCGGGAAGGGCAGgacctgggctgggaggggggacTGGGGCAGGCTCGGCCGCCGAAAGGTGGCCTGTCATGGGTCCTGCCTGCGCTCCTCCGGACCCAGCCCCGGATGGGACATTTCAGAGCTTCAGAAACGTTTCCGGACTTGGCAACCGTTGGTCCCTGGTCCCGCAGTGCTGGGGGAAGCCCGCATGGacgaagggaaggaggaagagaggggaggagacGCTGAAGGGGGTTAAAGCAGCGATTGGAGCTGAGAACTGGAAGCGCCTTAAAGAGACT CCACCGCTCTCCTTCGGGCCGGGCGGGGGACACCCGAGGTCTGCGTGGCCCCCACGCCGCCACGCCCAGTGGCCGCCCGAGCCTTGCGAGCAGGGGGAGGAGCCGCCGCCAGTGGAGGCGGAGGAGGCGGAGGAGGCGGAGACGACCGAGACGGCGGAGAAGGCGGAGaggaaggtggaggtggaggcGGAGGCGGAGGCAGAGGCGGAGGCGGAGGTGGCGGCGCCGGGAAAGGTGGACGCCGCCGAGAAGGTGGAGGCGCCGGGGAAGGTGGACGCCGCCGAGAAGGTGGAGACGGCGGAGGGTCCGGGCCGCCGGGCTGAGCTCAAGCTGGAGCCCGAACCCGAGCCGGTACGGGAGGCGGAGCAGGAGCCGAAGGGGGAGCAGAAGCGGGAGCTGGAGGATGAGAACCCAGCGCGGAGCGGCGGTGGCGGCAGCAGCGACGAggttcctccccccacccttccCTCCAACCCACCGCGGCCCCCCGATCCTTCTCCGCGTCGCAGTCGTGCCCCGCGCCGCCGACCCCGGCCCCGGCCCCAGACCCGGCTCCGTACCCCGCCACAGCCTAGGCCACGGCCCCCGCCCCGGCCACGGCCCCGGCGCGGCCCTGGGGGCGGATGCCTGGATGTGGATTTTGTCGTGGGGCCACCAGGTTGTTCCCACGTGAACAGCTTTAAGGTGGGAGAGAACTGGAGGCAGGAACTGCGGGTGATCTACCAGTGCTTCGTGTGGTGCGGAACCCCAGAGACTAGGAAAAGCAAGGCAAAGTCGTGCATCTGCCATGTGTGTGGCACCCATTTGAACAGACTCCACTCTTGCCTTTCCTGTGTCTTCTTTGGCTGCTTCACCGAGAAACACATCCATGAGCACGCCGAGACAAAACAACACAACTTAGCCGTAGACCTTTACTATGGAGGTATATACTGTTTCATGTGTAAGGACTATGTGTACGACAAAGACATTGAGCAAATTGCCAAAGAAGAGCAAGGAGAAGCTTTGAAATTGCAAGCCTCCACCTCAACAGAGGTTTCTCACCAGCAGTGTTCGGTGCCAGGCCTCGGTGAGAAATATCCAACCTGGGAAACGACGAAACCCGAGTTGGAACTGCTGGGGCACAACCCAAGGAGGAGAAGAATAACCTCCAGCTTTACCATCGGTTTGAGAGGACTAATCAATCTTGGCAACACGTGCTTTATGAACTGCATCGTCCAGGCGCTTACCCACACTCCCATACTGAGAGATTTCTTCCTCTCTGACAGGCACCGATGTGAAATGCCAAGTCCCGAGTTGTGTCTGGTCTGTGAGATGTCTTCACTCTTTCGGGAGTTGTATTCTGGAAACCCGTCTCCTCATGTTCCCTATAAGTTACTGCACCTGGTGTGGATACATGCTCGTCATTTAGCAGGGTACAGGCAACAGGATGCCCATGAGTTCCTCATTGCAGCATTAGATGTCCTGCATAGGCACTGCAAAGGAGATGACGTCGGGAAGGCAGCCAACAACCCCAACCACTGTAACTGCATCATAGACCAAATCTTCACAGGTGGCCTGCAGTCCGATGTCACCTGTCAGGCCTGCCATGGTGTCTCCACCACGATAGACCCATGCTGGGACATTAGTTTGGACTTGCCTGGCTCTTGCACCTCCTTCTGGCCCATGAGCCCCGGGAGGGAGAGCAGTGTGAACGGGGAAAGCCACATACCAGGAATCACCACCCTCACAGACTGCTTGAGGAGGTTTACAAGGCCAGAGCACTTAGGAAGCAGTGCCAAAATTAAATGTGGTAGTTGCCAAAGCTACCAGGAATCTACCAAACAGCTCACAATGAATAAATTACCTGTTGTTGCCTGTTTTCATTTCAAACGGTTTGAACACTCAGCCAAACAGAGGCGCAAGATCACTACAtacatttcctttcctctggagcTGGATATGACACCGTTTATGGCTTCAAGTAAAGAGAGTAGAATGAATGGACAGTTGCAGCTGCCAACCAATAGTGGAAACAACGAGAATAAGTATTCCTTGTTTGCTGTGGTTAATCACCAAGGAACCTTGGAGAGTGGCCACTATACCAGCTTCATCCGGCACCACAAGGACCAGTGGTTCAAGTGTGATGATGCTGTCATCACCAAGGCCAGTATTAAGGATGTACTGGACAGTGAAGGGTATTTACTGTTCTATCACAAACAAGCCCTGGAACATGAGtcagaaaaagtgaaagaaatgaaTACTCAAGCCTACTGA